One window from the genome of Strix uralensis isolate ZFMK-TIS-50842 chromosome 22, bStrUra1, whole genome shotgun sequence encodes:
- the RDM1 gene encoding RAD52 motif-containing protein 1 encodes MAEVLEFRVPTGSAQTLLVWGLEPEPGLEHYLFSAFSKFGLLYSVRAHRNAAVAGPGYYAVIKFYSAGDASRAQRACNGQRLFQKSPLKVCVCTKQKGFQQQVLALNSNKCQELANHYLGFNGWSSRIITLQNVSGFDGENEELGKTLQKRSVKYLCAVEVTLPNHGVCTRGVALGEADVENGEDPLEIVTATRRVQKLAVGKALSSAFQKILLIVLENGKVAVEYNSSQEEPTDALTEEELKGLVQVNELSLEQFDLEEEVLSDLSFDDELH; translated from the exons ATGGCGGAGGTGCTGGAGTTCCGGGTGCCCACGGGGAGCGCCCAGACGCTGCTGGTCTGGGGCCTGGAGCCGGAGCCGGGCCTGGAG caTTACCTGTTTTCAGCGTTTTCCAAATTTGGGCTGCTCTACTCCGTGCGAGCACACAGAAACGCTGCTGTGGCAGGGCCTGGGTATTACGCCGTCATCAAGTTTTATTCAGCTGGAGATGCCAGCAGAGCCCAGCGCGCGTGCAATGGGCAAAGGCTGTTTCAGAAATCTCCCTTGAAG GTTTGTGTTTGCACCAAGCAGAAAGGGTTTCAGCAACAAGTCCTTGCCCTCAACAGCAACAAGTGCCAGGAGTTGGCCAACCACTACCTTGGTTTTAACGGCTGGTCCAGTCGCATTATCACA CTGCAGAATGTATCTGGCTTTGATGGGGAGAATGAGGAACTGGGGAAGACATTACAGAAGCGATCTGTGAAATACCTGTGTGCTGTAGAGGTGACACTGCCCAACCATGGGGTATGCACCAGGGGAGTTGCCCTCGGTGAGGCAGATGTAGAAAATGGTGAAG ATCCTCTCGAGATTGTCACAGCCACAAGAAGAGTTCAGAAACTCGCAGTCGGGAAAGCTTTGTCTAGTGCCTTTCAGAAGATACTCCTCATAGTCTTAG AGAATGGGAAAGTGGCCGTGGAGTACAATTCCTCCCAAGAGGAGCCCACAGATGCCTTAACAGAAGAGGAGCTGAAGGGGCTTGTTCAG GTCAATGAATTGTCCTTGGAGCAGTTTGACCTTGAAGAAGAAGTTTTGTCTGATCTCAGTTTTGATGATGAGCTCCATTAG
- the CD79B gene encoding B-cell antigen receptor complex-associated protein beta chain has protein sequence MADLCTRLWVLLAKLWLMALVTGGISADKNNTMNSTDSGCLMVQQQPRYVEAKKNMPVHFICYSWEPQRVQWYKAAEDSDDLYELDQNTSRYSIERKDKFINFTIFRITYKDNGIYVCDSKNLTSEKKRPHLCGTELRVMGHSNIQQIQSRNTLKDAIIIIQSILLVIFISVPMLLLLDKGEGKESPEEDHTYEGLEVEQMATYEDITPFRDVKAKWTVGEHPGEE, from the exons ATGGCTGATCTTTGCACAAGGCTCTGGGTGCTCCTGGCGAAACTCTGGCTGATGGCTCTGGTCACAG GTGGGATCTCAGCAGACAAGAACAACACCATGAACAGCACAG ACAGCGGGTGCCTCATGGTGCAGCAGCAGCCACGCTACGTGGAGGCCAAGAAGAACATGCCCGTCCACTTCATCTGCTACTCCTGGGAGCCCCAGCGTGTGCAATGGTACAAAGCAGCAGAGGACAGTGATGACCTCTACGAGCTGGATCAGAACACCTCCCGCTACAGCATCGAGAGGAAAGACAAATTCATCAACTTCACCATCTTCAGGATCACCTACAAGGACAACGGCATCTACGTGTGTGACAGCAAGAACCTCACGTCAGAGAAGAAGCGGCCGCACTTGTGTGGGACAGAGCTCAGAGTCATGG GTCACAGTAACATCCAGCAGATCCAGAGCAGGAACACCCTGAAAGAcgccatcatcatcatccagtCCATCCTGCTTGTCATCTTCATCAGCGTCCCCATGCTCCTCCTCCTAGATAAA GGTGAAGGAAAGGAAAGCCCAGAGGAGGACCACACCTATGAG GGCCTGGAGGTGGAGCAGATGGCCACCTACGAGGACATCACTCCTTTCCGGGACGTGAAGGCCAAGTGGACAGTTGGGGAGCACCCAGGTGAAGAGTGA
- the LOC141953308 gene encoding somatotropin: MSPQERTYIPEDQRHANKNSQAAFCYSETIPAPTGKDDAQQKSDMELLRFSLVLIQSWLTPVQYLSKVFTNNLVFGTSDRVYEKLKDLEEGIQALMRELEDRSPRGPQILKPTYDKFDIHLRNEDALLKNYGLLSCFKKDLHKVETYLKVMKCRRYGEGNCTV; this comes from the exons ATGTCTCCACAGGAACGCACCTATATTCCAGAGGACCAAAGGCACGCCAACAAAAATTCCCAGGCAGCATTTTGTTACTCGGAAACCATCCCTGCTCCCACGGGGAAGGATGATGCCCAGCAGAAATCG gACATGGAGCTTCTTCGGTTTTCACTGGTTCTCATCCAGTCCTGGTTGACCCCAGTACAATACTTAAGCAAAGTGTTCACAAACAATCTGGTTTTCGGCACCTCAGACAGAGTGTATGAAAAACTAAAGGACCTGGAAGAAGGGATCCAAGCTCTCATGAGG GAGCTGGAGGACCGGAGCCCGCGGGGTCCCCAGATCCTCAAACCCACCTACGACAAATTCGATATCCACCTGCGCAACGAGGACGCCCTGCTGAAGAACTACGGCTTGCTCTCCTGCTTCAAGAAGGACCTGCACAAGGTGGAGACCTACCTGAAGGTGATGAAGTGCCGGCGCTACGGAGAGGGAAACTGCACCGTTTGA